From one Bacteriovorax sp. BAL6_X genomic stretch:
- the pyk gene encoding pyruvate kinase produces the protein MGMGKVRRAKIVATLGPSSNTVEMIEKLIMAGVNVTRVNMSHGTHESHAQLISNIRQASKNIGREVAILIDLQGPKIRTDKLPNGLQLENGQTWVIGPSSKQADYPEYKDCYIPTIYEKLVDDCHDGARILFDDGKLIAKAITRDRDVYKIEVLVGGELKSNKGINLPDCEVSAPAFTDKDEADLMFALKHNIDYIALSFVRKKEDIISVKALLHKLKVRVPIISKIEKPQALDNIEEILDVTDVIMVARGDMGVEVGNHLVPSIQKELIQKCNDRMIPVITATQMLESMTDAPTPTRAEASDVANAIWDGTDAVMLSGESASGAYPVEAVQMMNDIIYEAEKTPKERPLLRNIDLSSVNSSVMVAASMIAEKVEAKRILAVTEGGNSCRKVSMFRPQTPVAGVTHNLRTARRICLYWGVYPYLVDEEVQDTGSYVKYIVSHAKEKMGLYNGDKIVVTLGDGKIFSKGYSNSVKVEIIKEARHHEEAGEETFEVGEDKKKRILLDHNICSTCQNCVSICPHEIWVADKKTKLTKLNQDQIKHCTLDYECIRVCPTGAIEIIDKS, from the coding sequence ATGGGAATGGGCAAAGTCCGTCGCGCTAAAATTGTTGCGACTTTAGGGCCATCTTCTAATACAGTTGAAATGATTGAAAAACTCATCATGGCCGGTGTTAACGTAACACGTGTTAATATGAGTCACGGAACTCATGAGTCACATGCCCAACTCATCTCTAATATTCGCCAAGCATCTAAAAATATCGGCAGAGAAGTTGCCATTCTGATTGACTTACAAGGGCCAAAGATTCGTACTGATAAATTACCTAATGGCCTACAATTAGAAAATGGTCAGACATGGGTTATCGGTCCAAGTTCGAAGCAAGCAGATTATCCAGAATATAAAGATTGTTATATCCCAACGATTTACGAAAAACTTGTTGATGACTGTCATGACGGTGCAAGAATTCTATTTGACGATGGAAAGTTAATTGCAAAGGCAATAACAAGGGATCGTGATGTCTATAAAATTGAAGTTCTTGTTGGGGGAGAGTTAAAGTCGAATAAAGGAATTAACCTTCCGGACTGTGAAGTTTCAGCACCTGCATTTACAGATAAAGATGAAGCAGACTTAATGTTTGCGCTTAAACATAATATTGATTATATCGCTCTTTCTTTTGTACGTAAGAAAGAGGATATTATATCGGTTAAGGCCCTACTTCATAAATTGAAAGTTAGGGTTCCAATTATTTCTAAAATTGAAAAGCCACAGGCCCTTGATAATATCGAAGAAATTTTAGATGTTACAGACGTTATTATGGTTGCACGTGGTGATATGGGAGTTGAAGTAGGAAATCACCTCGTTCCTTCAATTCAAAAAGAGCTCATTCAAAAGTGTAATGATCGTATGATTCCTGTTATTACTGCAACGCAAATGCTTGAGAGTATGACTGATGCGCCAACTCCTACAAGAGCAGAAGCAAGTGATGTTGCCAATGCTATTTGGGATGGAACTGATGCTGTTATGTTATCTGGTGAATCTGCTTCCGGGGCCTATCCAGTTGAGGCCGTTCAAATGATGAATGACATTATTTATGAAGCAGAGAAGACACCAAAAGAAAGGCCACTGCTTAGAAATATAGACCTTTCATCTGTTAACTCGTCTGTCATGGTTGCTGCTTCAATGATTGCTGAAAAAGTTGAAGCGAAACGAATTCTTGCTGTAACGGAAGGGGGAAACTCTTGTCGTAAGGTTTCGATGTTTAGGCCACAAACTCCAGTTGCTGGAGTAACTCATAATCTTAGAACAGCAAGGCGTATTTGTCTTTACTGGGGAGTCTACCCATATCTTGTTGATGAGGAAGTGCAGGATACTGGATCTTACGTAAAGTATATTGTTTCTCATGCTAAAGAAAAGATGGGCCTATACAACGGTGATAAAATTGTTGTGACGTTAGGGGATGGAAAGATCTTTTCTAAAGGTTATTCTAACTCTGTGAAGGTTGAGATTATTAAGGAAGCTCGTCACCACGAAGAAGCCGGTGAAGAGACTTTTGAAGTAGGGGAAGATAAAAAAAAAAGAATTCTTCTAGACCATAATATATGTTCGACTTGTCAAAATTGTGTTTCTATTTGTCCTCATGAAATTTGGGTTGCAGATAAGAAGACAAAACTTACAAAACTAAATCAGGATCAAATTAAGCACTGTACGCTAGACTATGAATGTATAAGAGTATGTCCAACAGGTGCGATTGAGATTATTGATAAATCATGA